Below is a window of Flammeovirga kamogawensis DNA.
AAGGGTGGAAATAAGGTGTATTCAACTTTTGGGATCTTAAAATCCAATGCCCTTTAATTACTCTTTTCCCTTTTAATGTAATATCAAAGTTATCTCTAAATCGAATAAAAAAAGGTATTTGATGAGCTATTAAATAATCCCACCATCTGCCACCAATAAATTCTCTATCAGCAGTAATATACTCAATACATGATAGATCAAAAAGAAGATGAAATCTATCAAAAAGTTCTATCCTTTCAGCTTCACTAGAATTTCCTCTTTTATCACCTAAGATGGTCCACAAAATTGGAAGACCTACACCATGATAAATCACACTTAAATACAAAATATTGATATTCAGTTGTCCAAATTTCCAATTTGTACGATCTAACGATAATCGTAATGGGCCTTGAATTGGTAACATCTCTAATAAAAGCTTTGAAAATAGAGTTTCATCTAGTTCAAATTCTGAGAAAAAACGTTGAATTCTTCGAAGCTTAGATTCAAGTTTTGCAGAGGATGAAAATCCTTGTGATAATCTATTAAAATTAACAGTCTGTACTTTCAAAAGGCTTAGAATTAAGCAACAAAGACAAGTTAACCTTGCCTTATTAAGCGTTAATGTTTTTGATAAAATATCAAATAATGGTGTATATTCGTTCATGCTAATCAGGTTTAGTTCAATTTTTTGTGTGGTAACTCAAAATTAAACATTTTATCTGATTAGCTTTTTTTTGTCATGTACTTAGAAGCTATTTAAGTAAATATTTTAGACGTAGTTTAAATAAACGTGTTTTATTCTACAGAGAATAACCCGACTCTATTGCCTTCAGAATCAATAATAATTGCAATATATCCAGCATCAACATCTTTAGAACCAGTTTCTATCTTCGTTTTACCAAGTTCAATCTTACCTCCACATTTTTCTACCTTATGGAGTACGTTCTGAATATTCGGGTTTGCATTTATATAAACCATTGTTCCATTTGTAGAAGGCTTATTCTTTTTAGATTGAGATAAAACTCCTGTTACTCTATTTGATTTTGCTTGAGGAACCTTTGGATCGAATGGAAAGAACGCCGCCTCTTCTTCTCCATCAACTCTTTTAATCATAGAAATTTCTAAGATTGATTCGTAGAATTGTTGTGCTCTGTCAAGGTTTTGAACTGCAATTTCAAACCAAGTTATTACGTTGTTTTCTAAATTAATCTTTTCCATTTATATAGTATTTTATAATTGATATGTTCATAAAACAGTTTTGTTTTATACTGAATTAATACTGCAAATATCACTAGTATAAATGAAGTCAACCTGTGACAAACGTCACAATCTACGATTCCATTCTTCTTTTTCGTATTCTGCTAAGCGTTTCTCTAGAGACACCTATAAAAGAGGAAAGTTGAGATAAAGAGACCCTGAGTATAAGGTTTGGGTAATTTTTTTCTATGTATTCTAATCTTTCTTGAGGGCTATAAAGACTAAATAGATTTAAAAATTCTTCTTGTTTTGTGGCAAAAACTCTTAAACAGTTTCTACCAAGATCTTCAATTTCTTTATTTTCTTTAGCCAGTTCAAATAGAAGCTTTTTATCAAATACTATAGTTGATAAAGAACTACATGCACTGATATTGAATTTAGATTTTTCGCCTGTTCCAAAACTATTTACGTTTGTCGCAATTTCATTTTCGAAAAAAAAGCCTGTGTTTTTTACTACACCATCTACTTCGTAATAGCTTTTACAAAAGCCATCTACAATGTAAAAAAGAGCATTACATACTTCTCCTTCTTTAAGCAGCATGTCATTTTTAGCATATGTTTTAAGGGTTAAAGCACTTTGTAATTCTTCCCAACTTTTAGTCGAAAAATCATTAAGTGATTGAATATAATTTAGTAATTCATCCATAAGGATATTTATAAAAAATCTGACTGAAATTCTTATTTATTAAATTTTGTTCTTTCTAATTCATTCCTTTCCCAATTTGCAGTGTTTGCTGCAGCTTCATAAGTTGTCTGTAAAAAGGAATAAAGCATTTCTTCTGGGTTCTCAGCTTTTATAACATCTTCATATTTTAAGAAAAATTCTCCCATTTCTGTACTATAAAAAGCGTCACTTGGTAAAACTTTTTGTTCTCCAAATGTTGGTGCACTAGGGTAAGCATAGGCATAAAATGCAGGAGAAGGAAATCCCTCAGATCCAGGCCAAAAACCAGCACTACTTACTTCTTTCGAATAGGCTTCTTGCATAACTTTTTGAGGCATGTTTGGCATCTGACCTTGGTGTAATGGAGCATCTTTACCAGAGAAACGAGTTACAGCTAAATCAAATGCACCCCAGAATAAGTGTACAGGACTACATTTTCCTATAAAATCACTTCTAAAATCAGCAAAAACACTATTTACTTTTACCATAGCTTTCCATAGATCATTTGCTACTTTAGGATCGTAAGATTTATTTGTAGTGTTTTCTTTAAATGGAATGGCCACCTCTAATTCGTTTGGGCTACCATGTATGGTTACATCAATCCCTAAGTTATCTAATTCATCAAATAATAGCGTATAAAATTTAGCTACTGTCATAGGTTTTAATGCTATACTCACCGTTGTTTTACCTGTACATTCAATAAACAGCTTATTTTGTTCAAAGTCAAAATCAATTTGAAAAACCTTACCTTGATATGGAATACTTTGGGTAGTATATCCATGAGAGGAAATATATAAAGTGGTATGCCATGAATGGTTTTGCCAAGGCATAGTTTTTAATCTTATTTTACCAACAATCTGAATCCATTGATGAAGGGTAGCAAGAGTGTCTTTCATCTCGTTAAAGTTTAAGACTGGCCACTTGTTTTTATTAATTTCTGATGACATTTTTCTTGGGTTAATGGATAGATGATTTCGGGTTATGCTATTCTTATTCTTGTAGAAGAAAAGCATTTATAAAAGTTACCATAAATTCTTTACTAAGAAAAGATAAATTGGTTTTTACTTGATATCGTTAATAGGTTAGAAGTAGAAAGCCGTTAATGTTGAAATCAACGACTTTATTTTTTATTAATGTGATGTGAACCTAAATGAGTTTTTCAATTGTAGCTTATACAGTAATTGTATTTGCCTCTTTTATATAGTTTTCAATAATAAATGCCCCAAGGTTAGACCATTTATTAGCGTTGTCAATAATCCAACCATCTGATGAAACTACAATGTGTTCACTTTTAGCAAGTACTTTATCAGGGTCAAAAACAAGTTCAACTTCCCATGGGAAATTATACGTTTTACTTAATTCTAATAACCTTGTTTTTAAAGAACCACTATTAGAAACTGGTTGATCAAAATACCATTTTACAGTACTAATATTCAACTCATTTAATACATTACCTATTAAGCACAATGCCTCTTCGGTTTTTGTAACTCGTTTATAAGTACCATGTACACTAGAAATATCTCTATATAAACCATCTCTAGCTTTAAAAATATAAGCACCCGACAAAGCATTTTCTAATAAAATCAATAGATTAAAACCATCTATTTCTATTGCTTTCCCTTTTAAGTCAGCACACTCAATTTCTGTTGTCGAACGATCAGTTACTTTATTATGATTACAACTAATTCTAGAGAGGGCATCATGCTGCCTTTTATTTAATCTGTATTTATGCCCCACTAATTGTAGTGTAGAACTCTCAGGATAACCTCTTGTAAGTAAATAGCAAAGATCATCGGTGGCTTCTTTAATAACGTCAATCCATTTTGTTGAGAAGAGTGTATCATCATTAGATTGTTTTCCTCTATTTCTAGTTGTACTCAAGTGCTTAGTAGTTTATTTGATTTAGGTATTTTTTCTTGATAGAAGTTCTATGCTTATCAAATTTAATAGAATTGTATTTTGTATCACTTACTAAGTACATATAATTTAGGTTGCAAGGCAATCAATTTGATATATAGAGAGAATGTGGCTTTTTACTAAGATGTTCTTTTTCGTAAGTCAAATGTTGTTTTATAAAAATCTGTTAAAAAGAACTACCGTTAAACTAGCTATCAACAAAAAAAACACTTTGATTATGAAAACAAATCTATTCACATTATTAGCAGTATTAGTTGGCTTATCAGCCTTCGGACAAAATAAAGCAACTAAAAAATTAAAAGGAAGTAAGCCAAATATTATCATGATTGTTTCTGACGATACAGGTTGGGGCGATTTCGGATCTTATGGCGGTGGCGAAGGTAGAGGAATGGCTACTCCTAACTTTGATAGAATGGACCAAGAAGGAATGCAATTCTGGGATTTTTACGGTCAGCCATCTTGTACACCGGGTAGAGCAGCAATGCAAACAGGTAGAATTCCAAACCGATCGGGTATGACAACAGTTGCTTTTCAGGGGCAAGGCGGTGGTTTAGCTCATGGAGAAATAACAATAGCCGATGTGCTTAAAAGTGGTGGTTATAACACTTACTTTGCAGGTAAATGGCACTTAGGTGAGTCTGATTATGCAATGCCTACGGCACATGGTTACGATAAAATGGAAAGTGTAATTCTTTATCACTTAAATGCGTATACTTATACAATGAAGTCGTTCCACCCAGGTATGACGGACGAACAAATAGCGTTCTATAAAAAAGCAACTACAGGTATTTTAGAGGGTGAAGCAGGGCAACCTGTTAGAGAAATCTCTAAGGTAACAGAAGAAAATTTACCTGAATTAGATGTAATGATGACAGATAATGTGATCAAACAATTAGATACTTATGCTAAAGACAAAGATAAGCCATTCTTTATGAGTGTAAACTTTGCGAAAAATCATCAACCAAATATACCAGGTAAAGATTTTGTAGGTAAATCTGCTGCAAAAACTAAATATGCAGATGCTGTTTGTGAATTAGATCATCAC
It encodes the following:
- a CDS encoding DUF5996 family protein, coding for MSSEINKNKWPVLNFNEMKDTLATLHQWIQIVGKIRLKTMPWQNHSWHTTLYISSHGYTTQSIPYQGKVFQIDFDFEQNKLFIECTGKTTVSIALKPMTVAKFYTLLFDELDNLGIDVTIHGSPNELEVAIPFKENTTNKSYDPKVANDLWKAMVKVNSVFADFRSDFIGKCSPVHLFWGAFDLAVTRFSGKDAPLHQGQMPNMPQKVMQEAYSKEVSSAGFWPGSEGFPSPAFYAYAYPSAPTFGEQKVLPSDAFYSTEMGEFFLKYEDVIKAENPEEMLYSFLQTTYEAAANTANWERNELERTKFNK
- a CDS encoding DUF434 domain-containing protein, encoding MSTTRNRGKQSNDDTLFSTKWIDVIKEATDDLCYLLTRGYPESSTLQLVGHKYRLNKRQHDALSRISCNHNKVTDRSTTEIECADLKGKAIEIDGFNLLILLENALSGAYIFKARDGLYRDISSVHGTYKRVTKTEEALCLIGNVLNELNISTVKWYFDQPVSNSGSLKTRLLELSKTYNFPWEVELVFDPDKVLAKSEHIVVSSDGWIIDNANKWSNLGAFIIENYIKEANTITV
- a CDS encoding IS4 family transposase; the encoded protein is MNEYTPLFDILSKTLTLNKARLTCLCCLILSLLKVQTVNFNRLSQGFSSSAKLESKLRRIQRFFSEFELDETLFSKLLLEMLPIQGPLRLSLDRTNWKFGQLNINILYLSVIYHGVGLPILWTILGDKRGNSSEAERIELFDRFHLLFDLSCIEYITADREFIGGRWWDYLIAHQIPFFIRFRDNFDITLKGKRVIKGHWILRSQKLNTPYFHPSIVSINNTLVYFSGMKYYEKGVLKFLMIASYNKTDQSFEMYKNRWQIETMFKAFKSSGFNLEDTHLIHYSRINKLLYIIALSFVWSYNMGIYLHQKVKEIRVLKHGRRAKSFFKYGLEYISNELMKKDTNDYNFVANRFLSCT
- a CDS encoding VOC family protein, with amino-acid sequence MEKINLENNVITWFEIAVQNLDRAQQFYESILEISMIKRVDGEEEAAFFPFDPKVPQAKSNRVTGVLSQSKKNKPSTNGTMVYINANPNIQNVLHKVEKCGGKIELGKTKIETGSKDVDAGYIAIIIDSEGNRVGLFSVE
- a CDS encoding arylsulfatase; the encoded protein is MKTNLFTLLAVLVGLSAFGQNKATKKLKGSKPNIIMIVSDDTGWGDFGSYGGGEGRGMATPNFDRMDQEGMQFWDFYGQPSCTPGRAAMQTGRIPNRSGMTTVAFQGQGGGLAHGEITIADVLKSGGYNTYFAGKWHLGESDYAMPTAHGYDKMESVILYHLNAYTYTMKSFHPGMTDEQIAFYKKATTGILEGEAGQPVREISKVTEENLPELDVMMTDNVIKQLDTYAKDKDKPFFMSVNFAKNHQPNIPGKDFVGKSAAKTKYADAVCELDHHVGQILDEVERLGISENTLILFTVDNGAWQDVYPDAGYTPFRGTKGTDREAGSRVPAYAMWKGVIEPGADNYNIVGGLDYLATFANLAGVEVPTEDRDGKPTVFDSYDMTPLLTGDNDAFKRDTWFYFTEQELSPGAVRVGRWKATFNLRGDNGAVAGSTDSPNQSLGWTGPEKYAATTPAIYDLWSDPQERYDVFMTSFTENTWTLPIFIKEMTKLQSTYEKYPPRPVQSEAYDGVMTIKRFNDLRKINTELKKEGADFEIKK
- a CDS encoding Crp/Fnr family transcriptional regulator — protein: MDELLNYIQSLNDFSTKSWEELQSALTLKTYAKNDMLLKEGEVCNALFYIVDGFCKSYYEVDGVVKNTGFFFENEIATNVNSFGTGEKSKFNISACSSLSTIVFDKKLLFELAKENKEIEDLGRNCLRVFATKQEEFLNLFSLYSPQERLEYIEKNYPNLILRVSLSQLSSFIGVSRETLSRIRKRRMES